A single genomic interval of Mucilaginibacter boryungensis harbors:
- a CDS encoding SPFH domain-containing protein, whose product MESYVPLLIIVFIALIILSTSFVTIRQGTVGVITVFGKYRRVLMPGLNFKVPFIEQIYARISIQNRSVELEFQAVTVDQANVYFKAMLLYSVLDQQEETIKNVAFKFVDDRNLMQALIRTVEGSIRAFVATKRQSDVLILRRDIVEHVKEQLDQILESWGYHLQDLQLNDITFDDVIMKSMSQVVASNNLKAAAENEGQALLITKTKGAEAEGNAIKIAAEAERQAAQLRGQGIALFREEVAKGMTVAAKEMQEANMDTSVILFTMWTEAIKHFSENSQGNVIFLDGSADSMQRTMKEMMSLDQLHVDRLGKKK is encoded by the coding sequence ATGGAATCATATGTCCCCTTATTAATTATCGTTTTTATAGCCCTTATTATCCTGTCGACTTCGTTTGTAACTATCAGGCAAGGTACGGTTGGTGTTATTACCGTGTTTGGCAAATATCGCCGTGTATTAATGCCGGGCTTAAATTTTAAGGTGCCTTTTATAGAACAGATATATGCCCGTATCTCTATCCAGAACCGCTCCGTCGAACTGGAGTTCCAGGCCGTAACTGTCGATCAGGCTAATGTATACTTTAAGGCCATGCTGCTATATTCGGTTTTAGACCAGCAGGAAGAAACCATTAAAAATGTAGCCTTTAAGTTTGTTGATGACCGCAACCTGATGCAGGCGCTGATACGCACCGTTGAAGGGTCTATCAGGGCCTTTGTAGCTACCAAACGCCAATCGGATGTGCTGATACTTCGCCGCGATATTGTGGAGCATGTAAAAGAGCAATTAGACCAGATACTGGAAAGCTGGGGTTATCACCTGCAGGATCTGCAGCTGAACGATATTACGTTTGACGACGTTATTATGAAATCGATGAGCCAGGTAGTTGCATCGAACAACCTGAAAGCTGCAGCCGAGAATGAAGGCCAGGCCTTACTGATCACCAAAACCAAAGGCGCCGAAGCTGAAGGTAACGCCATTAAAATTGCCGCCGAGGCCGAACGCCAGGCCGCCCAGCTGCGCGGACAAGGTATTGCCTTATTCCGCGAGGAAGTAGCTAAGGGTATGACCGTTGCCGCTAAAGAAATGCAGGAAGCCAATATGGATACCTCGGTTATCCTGTTTACCATGTGGACGGAAGCCATTAAACACTTCTCTGAAAACTCGCAGGGTAATGTGATATTCCTTGATGGTTCTGCCGATAGCATGCAGCGCACCATGAAGGAAATGATGAGTCTTGACCAGCTACACGTAGATAGATTGGGTAAGAAGAAGTAA
- a CDS encoding YciE/YciF ferroxidase family protein, producing the protein MRTKSSQPETTTEVQESALNELFLDELKDIYWAEKHLAKALVKMAKAATSDELRQAIENHRGETENHITRLEDVFESIGEKAAAKKCPAMEGLIEEGQEIIKDTEDGSITRDAGLISSAQKVEHYEIASYGTLRTLALTLGYNEAADLLEATLKEEKTCDELLTQIAESWINQEASTEKE; encoded by the coding sequence ATGAGAACAAAATCATCACAGCCGGAAACAACTACCGAGGTACAGGAGTCGGCATTAAACGAATTATTTTTAGACGAATTAAAAGATATTTATTGGGCGGAAAAACACCTGGCAAAAGCTTTGGTTAAAATGGCAAAAGCTGCTACATCTGATGAGTTGAGGCAGGCCATTGAAAACCACCGGGGGGAAACAGAAAACCATATTACCCGCCTTGAAGATGTTTTTGAATCGATAGGTGAAAAAGCGGCAGCTAAAAAATGCCCTGCTATGGAAGGCCTGATTGAAGAAGGCCAGGAAATTATTAAGGACACTGAGGATGGCAGCATAACCCGCGATGCCGGCCTTATCTCATCTGCACAAAAAGTTGAGCATTATGAAATAGCCTCGTACGGTACCCTGCGCACATTAGCCCTTACTTTAGGGTACAATGAAGCGGCAGACCTACTGGAAGCTACGCTGAAAGAAGAAAAAACCTGCGATGAATTGCTTACTCAAATTGCCGAAAGCTGGATAAACCAGGAAGCCAGCACCGAAAAGGAATAG
- the ku gene encoding non-homologous end joining protein Ku: protein MRSIWKGSIGFGLVSIPVKLYSAVQKSSLDLDMLDSRDHSRIRFQRVNEHTHKEVPYEKIVKGYKMDDDYVILEERDFEDASPEKSKNIEIESFVNIDEVNPMYYETSYYAEPDTKSNKAYALLMQAMTKSKKAGLARFVLRSTENLCIVHPVNNVMVITRIRFAQEIRSTEDLNVPKSVEVTKKELDMGLALINQYSEKFDVSKFKDDYHDELLKIIHAKAKGKRPTIKKLKPHKTKSDDLYDQLMQSLSAKKGA from the coding sequence ATGAGATCGATCTGGAAAGGCTCCATAGGGTTTGGCCTGGTAAGCATACCCGTTAAATTGTATTCGGCGGTGCAAAAAAGCTCGCTCGATTTGGATATGCTGGATAGTCGCGACCACTCACGTATACGCTTTCAACGCGTGAATGAACACACCCATAAGGAAGTGCCCTACGAAAAAATTGTGAAAGGTTATAAAATGGACGATGACTATGTGATACTGGAAGAACGCGATTTTGAGGATGCCAGCCCCGAGAAAAGCAAGAATATTGAGATTGAAAGCTTTGTAAATATTGATGAAGTAAACCCGATGTATTACGAAACATCGTACTATGCCGAGCCGGATACAAAAAGCAACAAAGCCTATGCACTGCTAATGCAGGCTATGACCAAATCAAAAAAAGCCGGACTGGCCCGGTTTGTATTGCGTAGTACCGAGAACCTGTGTATTGTGCACCCTGTAAATAATGTAATGGTGATTACCCGGATACGCTTTGCCCAGGAAATACGCAGTACCGAGGATTTGAACGTCCCCAAAAGTGTAGAGGTAACCAAAAAGGAACTGGACATGGGTTTAGCGCTTATTAACCAGTATTCCGAAAAATTTGACGTCTCGAAATTTAAGGATGATTACCATGATGAGTTGCTGAAGATCATCCACGCCAAAGCCAAAGGGAAAAGACCTACCATTAAAAAACTTAAACCGCATAAAACTAAAAGTGATGACCTGTACGATCAGTTAATGCAGAGCTTGAGTGCCAAAAAGGGTGCATAA
- a CDS encoding alginate lyase family protein, whose protein sequence is MNTNKLNNVMIAMTKKIFAAGAVLWFCCFLSIYATAQTKTFIHPGVLHTFKEFGQLKKTVDHKIEPGYSSYLLLRSNPAAAANYRMNGPYKVIARDGEYAWTKPKMEADFSAAYLNAIMWMVTGDKAHAKTSLHILEAYADTLKTIPSTNDSPLLAGLEGFKIIYTAEVLHYTYKDMDAVQLAKITSMITTVFLPVMDGFYNTKPYTNGNWGAIVTKAYIAAAIFLDNRPMYNKAIDFYYNGNDNGSLKNYISGKTGQLQESGRDQGHSQLGIGALATTCEEAWQQGDDLYAALENRLLKGFEYVARYNLGDDGVPFTTWHDITGKYSDWTTISAKGRGRFIPIYYMAYHHYVIRKGLKMPYTKQVIDKVGPEGFDRDQPAFGTFLFSVN, encoded by the coding sequence ATGAACACCAATAAATTAAATAACGTGATGATAGCAATGACGAAAAAAATATTTGCGGCAGGCGCTGTGCTTTGGTTTTGCTGCTTTTTATCAATCTACGCAACAGCGCAAACAAAAACATTTATTCATCCGGGGGTATTACATACTTTTAAAGAATTCGGTCAGTTAAAAAAAACGGTCGATCATAAAATTGAACCCGGCTATAGCTCTTACCTGTTGTTAAGATCGAACCCCGCGGCCGCGGCAAATTACCGGATGAACGGACCCTATAAAGTTATTGCGAGGGATGGTGAATATGCCTGGACCAAACCTAAAATGGAGGCCGATTTCAGCGCGGCATATTTAAATGCCATTATGTGGATGGTTACCGGTGACAAAGCACATGCTAAAACATCACTCCATATTCTGGAGGCATATGCCGACACGCTAAAAACAATACCCTCAACAAATGATTCACCTTTGCTGGCAGGCCTGGAAGGCTTTAAAATAATTTATACAGCTGAGGTTTTGCATTATACCTACAAGGATATGGATGCAGTGCAACTGGCAAAGATCACAAGCATGATCACAACTGTTTTTTTACCAGTTATGGATGGGTTTTATAATACTAAACCTTATACCAACGGAAACTGGGGCGCCATTGTAACTAAAGCCTATATAGCCGCAGCCATATTTCTGGACAATCGGCCCATGTATAATAAGGCGATCGATTTTTATTATAATGGTAACGATAATGGCTCGTTAAAAAATTATATCAGTGGCAAGACCGGGCAATTACAGGAAAGCGGAAGGGACCAGGGCCATAGTCAGTTAGGTATTGGAGCCTTAGCCACCACCTGCGAAGAAGCCTGGCAACAAGGTGATGATCTGTACGCTGCACTGGAAAACCGCTTGTTAAAAGGGTTTGAATATGTGGCAAGATATAATCTTGGCGACGATGGTGTCCCTTTTACCACATGGCATGATATTACGGGTAAATACAGTGACTGGACAACCATCTCTGCAAAAGGGCGTGGCAGGTTCATCCCTATTTACTACATGGCCTATCATCATTATGTGATACGCAAAGGTTTAAAAATGCCCTATACAAAACAGGTGATAGATAAGGTTGGGCCCGAAGGCTTTGACCGTGATCAGCCCGCCTTTGGCACCTTTCTTTTTTCAGTAAATTAA
- a CDS encoding glycoside hydrolase family 97 protein, producing the protein MKRKICYQLLLASLLLAGTYSSLLAQTKAAARLESPDHQTKIELKITETGQLAYQMKFNGHGVAEWSALGLETNGPELSKGIKIKSQVKTDHKKSFDWPLGEDSKIDNHYQQLVLHCSSINARFDVVMRAYNGSFAFRYICRDIGKGIVKLKKELTEFNLSDIYEIYQYHEESIFRPVRLNDLPGICDMPATLVSGQPLYLSIGEAENRNYTKCVLIKGPKPNSLRFDFYTDTIYRNNEIKAVNKDTQVEFRDSLITPWRTISCTGTAIGLHAFSELNLKLTEPLTDAPPVNVKPGKVFRVPVNTQGGLDGIELAKRMNFQYIMFDAGWYGAEFRTTSDPTQTIPELDLPKVIAYGQSKGIGVILYVNYVGLKAKLDTILPLYKKWGVSGLKFGFVDGGTQKGLSWLDSAMQKVNDYGFILNVHDHYKPTGLSRRYPYQLSQEGIRGDENSPDAFHNTVLPYTRYLAGPADFTFCYPNATNAFSKNLKVSKAQQLALTVVYFDPLQAIFWYGKPQDYNTDDPDLGFFKSVPTVWDESHYLQGEIGKSISVARRKKDVWYLGSASGLTPLTTHLNLNFLKKHFTYTATIYEDDGKNGIRISTRKVTSKDQLVVDIAEKSGQAVIICPNEHQ; encoded by the coding sequence ATGAAGCGTAAAATATGTTACCAGTTATTGTTGGCAAGCTTATTATTAGCTGGGACTTATTCAAGTTTACTGGCACAAACTAAAGCCGCTGCCCGGCTGGAATCTCCCGATCATCAAACTAAAATTGAATTAAAAATAACTGAGACCGGGCAACTGGCCTATCAAATGAAGTTTAACGGGCACGGGGTGGCTGAATGGTCGGCCCTGGGCTTAGAGACGAACGGGCCGGAATTGTCGAAAGGGATTAAGATCAAAAGCCAGGTAAAAACTGATCATAAAAAAAGTTTTGACTGGCCACTGGGTGAAGATAGCAAAATTGATAACCATTACCAGCAGTTAGTGTTGCACTGTTCATCAATAAACGCCAGGTTTGATGTAGTTATGCGCGCTTACAATGGCAGTTTCGCCTTTCGTTACATTTGCAGGGACATAGGCAAAGGCATAGTAAAGTTAAAAAAAGAGTTAACGGAGTTCAACCTGTCTGACATTTATGAGATCTACCAATATCACGAGGAGTCTATTTTCCGCCCGGTACGTTTAAATGACCTGCCGGGAATTTGCGATATGCCCGCTACACTTGTTTCCGGCCAACCGCTTTATCTGAGCATAGGCGAAGCAGAAAACCGTAATTACACCAAATGCGTATTAATTAAAGGGCCAAAACCCAATAGCCTTCGTTTTGATTTTTATACAGATACGATTTATCGGAACAATGAAATTAAAGCTGTAAACAAAGATACTCAAGTGGAATTCCGGGATAGCCTGATTACACCCTGGCGGACGATTAGCTGTACCGGGACGGCCATTGGCCTGCACGCGTTTAGCGAGCTTAATTTAAAATTGACAGAACCATTAACGGACGCCCCTCCGGTTAATGTTAAACCCGGAAAAGTTTTCAGGGTACCTGTAAATACCCAGGGCGGGTTAGACGGGATTGAACTGGCCAAAAGAATGAATTTTCAATACATTATGTTTGATGCAGGCTGGTATGGTGCAGAATTCCGTACAACTTCCGACCCAACCCAAACCATTCCGGAACTGGATCTTCCAAAAGTGATTGCTTATGGTCAGTCTAAAGGCATAGGCGTTATACTATATGTTAATTACGTGGGGCTGAAAGCCAAGCTGGATACTATTTTGCCCCTTTATAAAAAATGGGGTGTAAGCGGCTTGAAATTCGGATTTGTAGATGGCGGCACTCAAAAAGGGCTTTCCTGGCTGGATTCGGCCATGCAAAAGGTAAATGATTATGGTTTTATACTTAATGTACATGACCATTACAAACCTACCGGACTAAGCCGCAGGTACCCCTACCAATTATCGCAGGAAGGTATTCGCGGTGATGAAAACAGCCCTGATGCCTTTCATAACACTGTGTTGCCCTACACACGTTATTTAGCAGGCCCTGCCGATTTTACATTTTGCTATCCAAACGCCACAAACGCCTTTAGTAAAAATTTAAAAGTAAGTAAAGCACAACAACTGGCATTAACTGTGGTTTACTTTGATCCTTTACAGGCTATATTTTGGTATGGCAAGCCGCAGGATTATAATACCGACGATCCGGACCTGGGATTTTTTAAATCGGTCCCGACGGTATGGGACGAGTCGCACTACCTTCAGGGCGAGATCGGGAAATCTATAAGTGTAGCACGGCGTAAAAAAGATGTATGGTATTTAGGCAGCGCATCAGGGTTAACGCCCCTGACGACGCATCTTAACCTAAACTTTTTAAAAAAGCACTTTACTTATACCGCGACCATTTACGAGGATGATGGTAAAAACGGCATAAGGATCAGCACCCGGAAGGTGACATCAAAAGACCAGCTTGTTGTTGATATAGCCGAAAAGAGCGGCCAGGCAGTAATTATCTGCCCAAATGAACACCAATAA
- a CDS encoding RagB/SusD family nutrient uptake outer membrane protein yields MKNHNKLKITFLLATLISVQLACKKSLDLKPLDQLSDAAYWQKPSDFKTFANQYYGYLRNFGQLMTDNPHYDGRADIFGGGGAFGAGTNTLVTTDGNWNSNYSRIRNCNYLLDRAANYANAADIAAYVAEAKFFRAYCYFDLLQLYGEVPVVTKLLALDDPSLYGPRATRDAVVDQIIADLEAAAANLPATIAPSSADYGRLTKAAAQAFLGRVTLYEATWQKFRNGDATRYNALFDKSIAASNSVMTTNQYALFGTAANDALGGGNSVALGDSAMKYMFILENPKSNPASITKAANHEYVLSYRYDDVLKPINVSVSRMGNAIGPQQKWVNAPVCTDGLPIEKSPKFQGYATYGSQFANRDNRLRYSIKVYGMYYWYGAFNPRVTWLNDAPDRASSLGQVTQVGGYGNQKWMSERAVPDQKESEDYPVIRYAEVLLNYAEAVYERNGTITDADLNKSLNLVRLRANQKNGMPPLTNAFVSANGLDMRTEIRRERFVELYFENFRFDDIKRWHSATTDLVSNTGGTAYGNVAGFISPWPVSIRYKGTQAELGPNALSPKPSNALDSNGNLILDQTARSFTEKNYLYPIPTTEIALNPQLKQNPGW; encoded by the coding sequence ATGAAAAATCATAATAAACTCAAAATAACATTTTTACTGGCCACACTAATTTCAGTTCAATTGGCTTGTAAAAAATCATTGGACCTGAAGCCGCTGGACCAGTTGTCCGATGCCGCTTACTGGCAGAAACCATCCGACTTCAAAACTTTTGCAAATCAATATTATGGCTACCTCCGTAATTTTGGCCAGTTAATGACCGATAATCCCCATTACGATGGCCGCGCCGATATCTTCGGCGGTGGCGGCGCATTCGGGGCCGGTACAAACACCCTTGTGACAACAGACGGAAACTGGAACTCTAATTATTCCCGGATCCGCAACTGCAATTACCTGCTTGACCGCGCCGCCAATTATGCAAATGCTGCGGACATTGCCGCTTATGTGGCCGAGGCCAAATTTTTTAGGGCGTATTGCTACTTTGACCTTTTACAGCTTTACGGTGAAGTGCCGGTGGTAACCAAATTGCTGGCCCTGGATGATCCTTCCCTGTATGGGCCGCGTGCTACCAGGGATGCAGTAGTTGATCAGATCATTGCCGACCTGGAGGCAGCAGCCGCAAATTTGCCTGCCACAATTGCCCCCAGCTCTGCGGATTATGGACGGCTGACCAAAGCTGCCGCGCAGGCATTTTTGGGAAGGGTTACACTTTACGAGGCGACCTGGCAAAAATTCAGAAATGGCGACGCCACGCGCTATAACGCCTTGTTTGATAAATCTATAGCGGCATCGAACTCCGTAATGACCACCAACCAGTATGCGCTGTTTGGTACAGCGGCAAATGATGCATTGGGTGGAGGGAATAGTGTAGCGTTGGGCGATTCGGCCATGAAATATATGTTCATTCTGGAAAATCCCAAGTCAAATCCTGCCAGTATCACTAAAGCGGCTAATCATGAGTATGTCCTATCCTACCGTTATGATGATGTGCTGAAACCGATTAATGTGAGTGTAAGCCGGATGGGTAATGCCATTGGCCCGCAGCAGAAATGGGTGAACGCCCCTGTTTGTACCGATGGGTTACCTATCGAGAAATCGCCCAAATTTCAAGGGTACGCTACGTATGGTTCCCAGTTCGCCAATCGCGACAACCGACTTAGATATTCCATTAAAGTTTATGGGATGTATTATTGGTATGGCGCCTTCAATCCGCGTGTTACCTGGTTAAATGATGCGCCAGACCGCGCGAGCTCGCTTGGCCAGGTTACGCAGGTAGGTGGTTATGGGAATCAAAAATGGATGTCTGAAAGAGCCGTTCCCGACCAAAAAGAATCTGAAGATTATCCCGTTATCCGTTATGCAGAAGTGTTGTTAAATTATGCAGAAGCCGTTTATGAACGTAATGGGACTATCACCGATGCTGACCTAAATAAATCATTGAATCTGGTGCGTTTACGGGCGAATCAAAAAAATGGGATGCCACCCCTAACCAATGCTTTCGTATCGGCTAACGGACTGGATATGCGGACAGAAATCAGACGCGAGCGTTTTGTGGAATTATATTTCGAGAATTTCCGGTTCGATGACATTAAGCGCTGGCATAGTGCCACAACCGATTTGGTTAGCAATACAGGGGGTACCGCCTATGGCAATGTGGCTGGTTTTATCAGTCCATGGCCTGTAAGTATCCGCTACAAAGGCACACAAGCCGAGTTAGGGCCAAATGCGCTCAGCCCCAAGCCTTCTAATGCGCTGGACTCGAATGGCAACCTGATACTCGATCAAACTGCACGGTCATTCACCGAAAAAAATTATCTGTATCCAATTCCAACTACGGAGATAGCTTTAAACCCGCAACTGAAGCAAAATCCGGGCTGGTAA